The following coding sequences lie in one Candidatus Neptunochlamydia sp. REUL1 genomic window:
- a CDS encoding transposase, whose product MVLNSLIFGAICSVRDEAVGLVMPAVNTEAMLVHLEHISMKIPEGRHAFIVLDRAAWHTTKRLKRFSNISLLPLPPVSPELNPTEQVWQTLRDEHLANRCYEDYDAITMACCDAWNAFVDTPTRVRRLCSRPWAIL is encoded by the coding sequence TTGGTTCTAAACAGCCTCATATTTGGAGCTATTTGCTCCGTCAGAGATGAAGCTGTAGGCCTTGTAATGCCAGCTGTAAATACAGAAGCAATGCTTGTGCATCTTGAGCACATTTCCATGAAGATTCCTGAAGGAAGGCATGCATTTATTGTGCTGGATAGAGCTGCTTGGCATACAACAAAGCGACTTAAAAGGTTTAGCAACATAAGCCTTCTACCGCTTCCTCCGGTTTCGCCAGAGTTGAATCCAACAGAACAAGTATGGCAAACGCTTCGAGATGAACATCTAGCGAATCGCTGTTATGAAGATTATGATGCGATTACAATGGCCTGCTGCGATGCATGGAATGCATTTGTTGATACTCCAACCAGAGTGAGAAGGCTCTGCTCAAGACCGTGGGCTATTTTATGA
- a CDS encoding IS3 family transposase, translating to MRRKTSIAVIERNKPILKRMEELKKEHPFWGYRRIWAHLTYVDQIVVNKKRVYNIMKKNNLLVNKETKLRAKRGSLRPKPQAKKPNEIWGIDMTKIKTEIGWVYVVVVLDWYSKKIVGKQVGLVSKTEDWLEALDEGLSKQYPEGVLGKELNLVSDNGCQPTSTRFMKTCNTLGINQIFTSYNNPKGNAETERSIRTLKEELFWIKEWKGVKQVEDALSEWVENYNRTYLHSALGYRSPEWAEENFSKQEVA from the coding sequence ATGAGAAGAAAAACCTCCATAGCTGTCATCGAGAGAAACAAGCCGATCTTGAAGCGAATGGAAGAGCTGAAAAAAGAGCATCCATTCTGGGGTTATCGAAGGATCTGGGCTCATCTTACGTATGTAGATCAAATAGTTGTAAACAAGAAGAGAGTTTACAACATAATGAAGAAGAATAACTTACTGGTAAATAAAGAGACAAAGCTGAGAGCCAAAAGAGGCTCTTTAAGGCCAAAGCCACAGGCGAAAAAACCTAACGAAATCTGGGGAATCGATATGACAAAGATCAAAACTGAAATCGGTTGGGTGTATGTTGTAGTTGTGTTGGACTGGTACAGTAAAAAGATCGTTGGAAAACAGGTAGGACTAGTCTCAAAAACAGAAGACTGGCTAGAAGCCTTGGATGAAGGGTTATCAAAGCAATATCCTGAAGGAGTGTTGGGCAAAGAGCTTAACCTTGTATCTGACAATGGTTGCCAGCCAACGTCAACACGGTTTATGAAAACCTGTAACACCCTGGGAATAAATCAAATATTTACAAGCTATAACAATCCTAAAGGAAACGCTGAAACAGAAAGAAGCATCCGAACGTTGAAAGAAGAGCTCTTTTGGATCAAGGAATGGAAAGGGGTGAAGCAAGTAGAGGATGCACTAAGTGAATGGGTAGAAAATTATAATCGGACTTATCTTCACTCTGCTCTAGGATACAGATCTCCAGAGTGGGCAGAAGAGAATTTTAGTAAGCAAGAGGTAGCATGA
- a CDS encoding transposase, whose amino-acid sequence MKPRKWDGRTKARAILEGIKGRKVAEICNDYQISQAQYYQWREQFLSNLDKPFEAKKPTSREERLKCENQKLKALIGGLTLELKKTEEELL is encoded by the coding sequence ATGAAACCAAGAAAATGGGATGGGAGAACCAAAGCCCGAGCAATTCTAGAGGGGATTAAAGGGAGAAAAGTTGCCGAAATCTGCAATGATTATCAGATTAGCCAAGCCCAATACTATCAGTGGAGAGAGCAGTTTTTATCTAATCTTGACAAACCTTTTGAAGCAAAAAAGCCAACCTCTCGGGAAGAAAGATTAAAATGTGAGAATCAGAAACTTAAAGCTCTTATAGGAGGGTTAACGCTCGAGTTAAAAAAAACCGAAGAAGAGTTGCTATGA
- a CDS encoding IS630 transposase-related protein: MTYSLDFRKKVLSIRSKEKLSFAQVAKRFGVSVNSVFLWSKRLEPRRTKIRPAIKIDREILMEDIKKYPDAFNYERAHRLNVSTSGIRCAMKRLRISYKKNSQPSQGLRNKKTNLSRKNRRI; this comes from the coding sequence ATGACATATTCGCTAGATTTTAGAAAAAAAGTTCTATCAATCCGAAGCAAAGAAAAATTAAGCTTTGCCCAAGTAGCAAAACGCTTTGGAGTAAGTGTAAATAGTGTGTTTCTCTGGTCTAAGAGGTTAGAGCCGAGGCGCACTAAAATCAGACCTGCAATAAAGATTGATAGAGAGATCTTGATGGAGGATATCAAGAAATACCCTGATGCCTTCAACTATGAACGAGCACATCGTCTCAACGTAAGCACTTCAGGCATTCGGTGTGCCATGAAGAGGTTAAGAATTAGCTATAAAAAAAACTCTCAACCATCCCAAGGCCTGCGAAACAAAAAGACAAATCTTTCAAGGAAAAATCGCAGAATATAA
- a CDS encoding transposase, with product MEQASKIPEGRHAVIVLDRAAWHATKRLKRFSNISLLPLPPVSPELNPTEQVWQTLQDEHLANRCYEDYDAITMACCDAWNAFVDTPTRVRRLCSRPWAIL from the coding sequence TTGGAACAAGCCTCGAAGATTCCTGAAGGAAGGCATGCAGTTATTGTGCTGGATAGAGCTGCTTGGCATGCAACAAAGCGACTTAAAAGGTTTAGCAACATAAGCCTTCTACCGCTTCCTCCGGTTTCGCCAGAGTTGAATCCAACAGAACAAGTATGGCAAACGCTTCAAGATGAACATCTAGCGAATCGCTGTTATGAAGATTATGATGCGATTACAATGGCCTGCTGCGATGCATGGAATGCATTTGTTGACACTCCAACCAGAGTGAGAAGGCTCTGCTCAAGACCGTGGGCTATTTTATGA
- a CDS encoding transposase produces the protein MFYEWYKYWYGYKQHTSVDMQTGLINKVAITPANITDASGFKHVCPSQGASYMDKGYCVSPAPRIAKAKGVHLSAIKKNNMKGKNKDQDRWYSSVRAPHERVFSQIEKRVRYRGIAKNQFSSFMQAICYNLKRLAVLDPPNLCLS, from the coding sequence ATTTTTTACGAATGGTATAAATACTGGTATGGTTATAAGCAGCATACCAGTGTAGACATGCAGACAGGTCTTATCAATAAGGTTGCGATTACTCCGGCTAATATTACAGATGCCTCAGGTTTCAAACACGTCTGTCCCTCTCAGGGAGCTAGCTATATGGACAAGGGCTATTGTGTAAGTCCCGCGCCCAGAATAGCTAAGGCAAAGGGGGTACATCTAAGCGCTATCAAAAAGAATAACATGAAGGGCAAAAATAAAGATCAGGATCGGTGGTACAGTTCCGTGAGGGCCCCTCATGAGCGGGTCTTTTCGCAAATAGAGAAACGAGTGCGGTATCGAGGAATCGCGAAAAATCAATTTTCAAGTTTTATGCAAGCTATTTGTTACAATCTGAAGAGGCTCGCGGTTCTAGATCCCCCAAATTTGTGTCTCTCCTAG
- a CDS encoding SycD/LcrH family type III secretion system chaperone, which yields MLSPQDKAKVEQAMENLGPLLHKDRTKDYSSEDLSVLYSVAYTLYQVGDYEEAIRVFQRLASHESLSQRNWMGLGACWQMEKDYQEALKAWAIASILNEHDPIPHLHAAECYLALGNEVEGRKAVDACKSYLKAEHSHLLTKLEELDASWKQEEQKGA from the coding sequence ATGTTATCGCCGCAGGACAAAGCTAAAGTAGAACAGGCCATGGAAAATCTAGGCCCACTGCTCCATAAGGACCGCACAAAAGACTATTCAAGCGAAGACCTGAGTGTTCTCTACTCAGTCGCCTATACCCTATATCAGGTTGGTGACTATGAGGAGGCAATCCGCGTCTTTCAACGTCTTGCAAGCCATGAATCCCTTTCTCAAAGGAATTGGATGGGGCTTGGAGCCTGCTGGCAGATGGAAAAAGATTACCAAGAAGCCTTGAAAGCCTGGGCTATAGCATCGATCTTAAATGAACACGATCCTATTCCCCACCTGCATGCCGCAGAGTGTTATCTTGCTCTTGGAAATGAAGTCGAAGGAAGGAAAGCAGTGGATGCTTGCAAAAGCTATCTGAAAGCTGAACATTCCCACCTTCTGACAAAGTTAGAAGAATTAGATGCTTCTTGGAAACAAGAAGAACAAAAAGGAGCCTAA